A window of the uncultured Fretibacterium sp. genome harbors these coding sequences:
- a CDS encoding DNA-binding protein: MNWENSVRVSGQVHLLKGRTEGETGTGKYVQFAVRQDNQDPDGSPRRDFLVVRVYDDALRAILGGKQAGDPVVVEGTLRSSRGSGVNYIRCKSIV, from the coding sequence TTGAATTGGGAGAACAGCGTGCGGGTCTCAGGGCAGGTGCACCTCCTCAAAGGACGGACGGAGGGGGAGACCGGGACGGGGAAGTATGTACAGTTCGCGGTTCGTCAGGACAATCAGGACCCGGACGGTTCCCCGCGCCGAGATTTTCTGGTGGTGCGGGTCTATGACGACGCATTGAGGGCGATCCTGGGCGGAAAACAGGCCGGGGACCCCGTGGTTGTGGAGGGGACGCTGCGCTCCTCCCGGGGGAGCGGCGTCAATTACATCCGCTGCAAGTCGATCGTTTAA
- the yqeB gene encoding selenium-dependent molybdenum cofactor biosynthesis protein YqeB produces MPLAIVRGGGDLATGVIYRLWRTGFRLLVLETARPMVIRRPVSVAQAIFDGSHVVDGMKARRIESFRELPGDGTVGVLVDPQCDCLSGLVPDLLVDAIIAKRNCGTRRDMAPRVVGLGPGFRAPRDVHAVVETLRGHDLGRVILNGEAAPDTGVPGEIGGATTDRLVRSPGNGFLEPRSQIGDLVEAGQVLGIVDGRPVVARLGGVLRGLIHPTVPVKEGMKIGDIDPRSVWHHCFSISDKALSVGGGVLEAAFAVELEGNSP; encoded by the coding sequence ATGCCCTTGGCGATAGTTCGCGGCGGGGGCGACCTGGCCACCGGGGTGATCTACAGGCTGTGGCGGACGGGCTTCAGGCTGCTGGTCCTGGAGACGGCCCGGCCCATGGTTATTCGCCGGCCGGTCTCCGTGGCTCAGGCGATATTCGACGGCAGCCACGTCGTCGATGGCATGAAGGCGCGCCGCATCGAGTCGTTTCGTGAGCTTCCAGGCGACGGGACGGTGGGGGTGCTGGTGGACCCGCAGTGCGATTGCCTGAGTGGACTCGTGCCCGATCTGCTGGTCGACGCCATCATCGCGAAACGCAACTGCGGAACGCGGCGTGACATGGCGCCTCGCGTCGTCGGGCTGGGGCCGGGGTTCCGTGCCCCGCGGGACGTCCATGCGGTGGTAGAGACCCTGAGGGGGCACGACCTGGGCCGGGTGATCCTGAATGGGGAGGCGGCCCCGGATACGGGAGTTCCGGGCGAAATAGGTGGGGCGACGACGGACCGCCTGGTCCGGTCCCCGGGCAACGGCTTCCTGGAGCCCCGATCCCAAATCGGCGACCTCGTCGAGGCCGGACAGGTCCTGGGGATCGTGGACGGCAGGCCGGTCGTCGCGAGGCTCGGGGGGGTGCTGCGCGGCCTGATCCATCCGACAGTGCCCGTGAAGGAGGGGATGAAGATTGGTGACATCGACCCCCGATCGGTCTGGCACCATTGTTTTTCCATATCGGATAAGGCGCTCTCGGTCGGCGGCGGAGTGCTGGAGGCGGCGTTCGCGGTCGAATTGGAGGGAAACAGCCCCTGA
- the tpx gene encoding thiol peroxidase, whose amino-acid sequence MERTGVITMMGNALTLVGPALKAGDKAPDFTVLDESLAPKTLEDFKGKIKVISVTPSLDTPVCDLQLHWFNEDAAKQPEKVVVINLSMDLPFAVKRFCATAGIENVMALSDHRDASFGTAYGVLIKELRLLARSIFIIDKDDVIRYVRIVPEQTNEPDYEDAIKALNSLL is encoded by the coding sequence ATGGAACGAACGGGAGTTATCACGATGATGGGCAACGCGCTGACCCTTGTGGGGCCTGCGCTGAAGGCGGGGGACAAGGCGCCCGACTTTACGGTACTGGACGAGTCGCTCGCCCCCAAGACACTCGAGGACTTCAAGGGCAAGATCAAGGTCATATCCGTGACGCCCTCGCTGGATACCCCGGTCTGCGATCTCCAGCTTCATTGGTTCAACGAGGACGCGGCCAAACAGCCGGAGAAGGTTGTCGTCATCAACCTCAGCATGGACCTGCCCTTCGCGGTCAAGCGATTCTGCGCCACAGCGGGGATCGAGAACGTCATGGCGCTCTCCGACCACCGGGACGCCTCCTTCGGGACGGCCTACGGCGTGCTGATCAAGGAGCTTCGCCTCCTGGCACGCTCCATCTTCATCATCGACAAGGACGACGTGATCCGCTACGTCCGAATTGTCCCCGAACAGACGAACGAGCCGGACTACGAGGACGCGATCAAGGCCCTGAACTCCCTGCTTTAG
- a CDS encoding ATP-binding protein codes for MFVGRKSELKTLEALYASGRFECVVIYGRRRVGKTSLIHEFIKGKDSIFYTGLETDSNENLEHMSRSIIKPPFGEGAAPVFPDFREALDAVHERSLEQRLIFVIDEYPYLAASYRGFSSLLQTEIDHKFKDGKLFLILCGSSMSFMETQVLGYKSPLYGRRTAQMRIRPFGFFETRSFYKGFSFEDLAGIYGITGGVPQYLALMDDSLSLADNIKRNFLDPSAYLFEEPGNLLKQEVREPAGYNAILRAIATGSSKNAEIASKVSMESSACSAYLRNLISLDILKKETPVTEKTSRRTLYSISDSMFRFWYRFIPNQMMLIQNGLAERAYERIEREFSAFMGWVFEDICKEYLWRRNAAGSLCVRFTEIGRWWGNDPIKRSEAEIDIVAPDGENAIFGECKWTNDPISLAELERLDERSRLLRFKNRHLFLFAKRGFSRGCRERAGEMGNVTLVPFTELFSQEAAPSES; via the coding sequence ATGTTCGTCGGCAGAAAATCGGAGTTGAAAACGCTGGAGGCGCTTTACGCGAGCGGACGCTTCGAATGCGTCGTCATCTACGGGCGCAGGAGGGTGGGGAAGACCTCTCTGATTCACGAATTCATCAAAGGCAAGGACAGCATTTTCTACACCGGGCTGGAGACCGACAGCAACGAAAATCTGGAACACATGAGCAGGAGCATCATAAAACCGCCCTTCGGCGAGGGGGCTGCACCGGTTTTTCCAGATTTCCGGGAGGCCTTGGACGCGGTTCACGAACGCTCCCTCGAACAGCGGCTGATATTCGTCATCGATGAATATCCCTATCTCGCCGCGTCGTACCGGGGCTTTTCATCGCTCCTGCAAACCGAGATCGATCACAAATTCAAGGACGGCAAGCTCTTTCTGATCCTCTGCGGTTCCTCGATGTCCTTTATGGAGACGCAGGTACTGGGCTACAAAAGCCCGCTGTACGGCAGGCGGACGGCACAGATGCGAATCCGGCCCTTCGGATTTTTCGAGACCCGTTCCTTTTACAAGGGATTTTCTTTCGAGGATTTAGCCGGCATTTACGGCATCACCGGCGGCGTCCCCCAATACCTCGCGCTGATGGACGACTCGTTGAGCCTCGCGGACAATATCAAGAGGAACTTTCTGGATCCGTCCGCATATCTTTTCGAGGAACCGGGGAACCTTCTGAAACAGGAGGTCCGCGAACCGGCCGGCTACAACGCGATTCTGCGTGCCATCGCCACGGGCAGCTCGAAAAACGCAGAAATAGCGTCGAAGGTCTCCATGGAGAGCAGCGCATGCAGCGCCTACCTCAGAAATCTGATCTCCCTCGACATCCTGAAAAAGGAGACGCCGGTCACGGAAAAAACCTCGAGAAGGACCCTTTATTCCATCTCGGACAGCATGTTCCGTTTTTGGTACCGATTCATCCCCAATCAGATGATGCTGATCCAGAACGGGCTTGCGGAAAGAGCTTATGAACGAATCGAAAGGGAGTTCTCCGCATTCATGGGCTGGGTGTTCGAGGACATCTGCAAAGAATACCTGTGGCGGAGAAACGCGGCGGGCTCTCTGTGCGTCCGCTTTACCGAAATCGGGCGCTGGTGGGGAAACGACCCCATCAAACGGAGCGAAGCGGAGATCGATATCGTGGCCCCGGACGGGGAGAATGCCATCTTTGGAGAATGCAAGTGGACAAATGATCCCATATCCCTCGCTGAGCTGGAACGGCTGGACGAGAGAAGCCGATTGCTGCGTTTCAAAAACAGGCATCTGTTCCTCTTCGCCAAACGCGGCTTCTCCCGGGGCTGTCGAGAGCGGGCTGGGGAAATGGGGAATGTCACGCTGGTCCCCTTTACGGAGCTCTTCTCTCAGGAGGCTGCTCCTTCCGAATCATGA